In the genome of Mycobacterium sp. 3519A, the window GGTCGGGTGCCTGCTCCGGTGCCGGACCATCTGCAGGTGGCCTACAGCAGCGACGAGGGCGTCAAGGCCGCCTATGCCAAACAGGCCGCGTTCGACTGGCACGAGTTCGTCGCCTTCCGCGGGCGCGAGTTGTGCCCCGGCGGCCGTGTCGTGGTGCTAACGACGGCCATCGGCGAGGACGGCGAATTCGGCCACCGGCCGCTGCTCGACGCGGTACTCGCCGAACTGGCCGATCTGGTGGCGCAGGGTGTCGTCACCGAGCACGAGGTGCACCGGATGTGCATTCCGCTGGTCTCCCGTCGCGCCGCGGATTTCCTGTCTCCGTTCGCGCCGAAGGGCCGTTTCGAACGGGTCGAGGTCGAGCACCTGGAGGTGTTCAACGCCGAGGACCGGTTCTGGACGCAGTACCAAGTCGACCATGACGCAACCGCTTTCGGCGCGCAGTGGGCGGCGTTCGCCCGCGCGTCGGTGTTCCCCACGCTCGCCTCGGCCCTCGACGGCGGTCGCCTCGACCCGCGACGTGCGGACTTCATGGACCGGTTGCAGGCGGGTGTCGCCGCGCGACTGGGGGCCGCGCCGGAAGAGATGCAGATCCCGATGGCCCAGATCGTCCTCTGGAAACGGCCCAAAGCGCACTAACCCGCCATCCGGTCCCGGAACGTGTTGCGGTAGCTCTGCGGCGACACCCCGGTGAGCCTGCGGAACTGCTCGCGAAAATTGGCGGCCGAGGTGAATCCGACGTCGCGGCCGATCTTTTCGACGCCGTATGTGGTGCTCTCCAGCAGCTGCTGCGCATGGCGGATGCGCACACCGGCGACCCACTGCATGGGCGTCTGGCCGGTCTCGGCCTGGAATCGGCGGTTCAGGGTGCGGATGCTCATCGCTGCCCGGTCGGCGATATCGCGCAGCGACAGGTCGCGGTGCGCCTCCTGCTCGATCCAGGCCAGCACGTCGTCGAGTTCGGTGCGCTCGGCAATGTGCTTGGCAGGGGCGGTGTTTCGCAGGATAAACTGCGACTGGCCGCCGCTGCGGTGCAGAGGCGCGACGGCAAGGCGCGCGGCGTCGGCGGCCACCGCGGCTCCGTAGTCACCGGCGACCATGTGCAGGCACAGGTCCAGTCCCGCTGACGCGCCCGCCGACGTGAGCACCTGTCCTTCGTCGACGTAGAGCACGTCGGGGTCGAGTTCAACCGCAGGGAACATGCTGCGGAAGTAGTCGGCCGCGATCCAGTGGGTGGTGGCGCGTCGGCCGTCGAGCAGTCCGGCTTCGGCGAGACTGAACGCGCCCGAACAGATCGACGCGATGCGGGTGCCGTTGGCGTAGGCGGCCTTCAGTGTGCGCAGTACCTCGTCGGGAGTGGCGACGGTGACATCGTTGCGGCCGGGGACGACGATCGTGTCGGCCTCGGCCGCGGCGTCGAGGCCGAAGTCGGTGCCGATCCGCATCGGTCCGGCGCTGACCATCGGTTCGGCGCCACACACCAGTACCCGGTAACCGGGTTCGCCGGACGGCAGCGCGACACGGCCGAACGTCTCGACGGCGGTGCTCAGGTCGAACGCGATCGTGTCGGGCAGGGCCAGCACAGCGACGGTGCGCATCTTGGCAAGATACCAGCGACTAGGCCCTATTTGGCCAGCACCGCGTCGATCAGATGCGGCCCGGGTTCGGCGAGCGCGGCACTGAAG includes:
- a CDS encoding SAM-dependent methyltransferase, translated to MPESSIVVRPEPMDSGSYTASSRLQAAGLSGAIKLFERAADTVPLPKAPQPVVIADYGASTGHNSLLPICAAIAVLRKRTRPEHSILVAHTDVADNDFTVMFETLEHDPDSYLKKDPATFASAIGRSFYTQILPSNSVNLGWSSWAIQWLGRVPAPVPDHLQVAYSSDEGVKAAYAKQAAFDWHEFVAFRGRELCPGGRVVVLTTAIGEDGEFGHRPLLDAVLAELADLVAQGVVTEHEVHRMCIPLVSRRAADFLSPFAPKGRFERVEVEHLEVFNAEDRFWTQYQVDHDATAFGAQWAAFARASVFPTLASALDGGRLDPRRADFMDRLQAGVAARLGAAPEEMQIPMAQIVLWKRPKAH
- a CDS encoding GlxA family transcriptional regulator, which encodes MRTVAVLALPDTIAFDLSTAVETFGRVALPSGEPGYRVLVCGAEPMVSAGPMRIGTDFGLDAAAEADTIVVPGRNDVTVATPDEVLRTLKAAYANGTRIASICSGAFSLAEAGLLDGRRATTHWIAADYFRSMFPAVELDPDVLYVDEGQVLTSAGASAGLDLCLHMVAGDYGAAVAADAARLAVAPLHRSGGQSQFILRNTAPAKHIAERTELDDVLAWIEQEAHRDLSLRDIADRAAMSIRTLNRRFQAETGQTPMQWVAGVRIRHAQQLLESTTYGVEKIGRDVGFTSAANFREQFRRLTGVSPQSYRNTFRDRMAG